The Magallana gigas chromosome 6, xbMagGiga1.1, whole genome shotgun sequence genome includes the window ctccggaaacaacacgcatcaaaaattcaaatgacctcgcattattacaaaaatgggatagttagaccacttacacattgtttttcagctcataaaaaaaatcagctcctgtcgcgtgcggaaacgccccgaattcaaaggaaaattcgggaattattttggctcagccatgttttgacgtgaacctttagtgaaatactgttatgacacctgcaatataactcattttttggtATCGctaaatcaacattaataaattgattgatactcattgtgttgtgtgactaaaaaaattatgaagatatctactcatttcagaaagttatgagcgattttttaacaccacggtgtacacggtggccactgatttatgaaaatgtgatcaaagttatacaatgtactgtatgcatttacacggtgttttgatattcagtgatttttttggttttaaattgacaagtgatgtatgaaaattcaatgaccctgcctctggggggtggggtagagaaaacgtcattatttcatacaatttatgaaaatgatgagaacctttgtccaaaacaGCATGgtcttgttctaatctaactaacatgagtgatacttctcagctgttttccgctttcgtaccaatatttctcaattttggacataaattgagcatttcttactgtaacacaagggcctagacaaccgattttatttgaaattcacaccccgtagaagattttgttgtttacgacgatgaatactacatcgtatttgatctgctgaaaattttccgggcagtttagacggtccgatctattataaatgggtcattgttttgaggcagtagaacatttcagaggaaatgtgggctaattttgtatgcatcattaaaaacaaaataagcgtgctgctggctacaaaaccccattgtttgtcatttttcgtctgaacacgctgatttaatacctaaaacacaggtaaaacaatttttaacatagcaaacccgttttcctgcaatataactcattttttgttatcgcaaaatcaacattaataaattgattgatactcattgtgttgtgtgactaaaaaaaattatgaagatatctactcatttcagaaagttatgagcgattttttaacaccacggtgtacacggtggccactgatttatgaaaatgtgatcaaagttatactgtatgcatttacacggtgttttgatattcagtgattttttggttttaaattgacaagtgatgtatgaaaatgtataaaatgacgcaaattaattaatatcatgtggaccctagaaattatgtcagcaaaaaattcaatgaccctgcctctggggggtggggtagagaaaacgtcattatttcatacaatttatgaaaatggtgagaacctttgtccaaaacaGCATGgtcttgttctaatctaactaacatgagtgatacatctcagctgttttccgctttcgtaccaatatttctcaattttggacataaattgagcatttcttactgtaacacaagggcctaaacaaccgattttatttgaaattcacaccccgtagaagattttgttgttaacgacgatgaatactacatcgtatttgatctgctgaaaattttccgggcagtttagacggtctgatctattataaatgggtcattgttttgaggcagtagaacatttcagaggaaatgtgggctaattttgtatgcatcattaaaaacaaaataagcgtgctgctggctacaaaacccattgtttgtcatttttcgtctaaacacgctgatttaatacctaaaacacaggtaaaacaattttcaacatagcaaacccgttttcctgcatCGTACACGCCGTTTATTTCATTAGGTCGATGTCATAATCAGATAATAGAAAAACGTGGTAAGTGTTCTGTAAAAGTGTGTACAAATTCGATATATGGTTTGAGCTTGATATATGGTATTATGattagagaaaatattttaaaactgctGGACATCGTATTCCGGTGCGTTTGACATGTTTACTCTAGGGTTGTACGTGTCGGAGACAAATAACGTTAAcaatatttatgtctctggtcgTGTAGTGGATCTATAACatcgtattttgtttttaaaatgcttttagAGTAAATTCAGTTGCAATAAACTGCACCAGAAGACTCGATGAAACCAAAAAGAGATTCCAGGATGCCCAGTCTGCCATTAAGAAGAAGGAGGCTTTCAGAAAGAGGGAAACTAACAAAACAGGAGGTGGACCCCCGCCTGAGGTGAATTTCAAGCCATGGGAATTGACAGTGAGTAaataaattcatgatttttttattacttagtTTGCACTTGAAAATACGTACACtttatcatttctttgtttaaatgtacatacatgcatttatttctatttataagatatagaatattttaaatattacaaacaatagATGAACTGGAAAAAATGCACATGATGTACATCATAACTCCCTCCCATcatctatttttatttaataaagaaaaaaaaccaatttgtttataattgaGAATGGCAATTGATTgatttacaatttcaaattgtCTTCCCCTAGATTCTTAGTACCATTCCATCGGTGGCGATTCATGGTctccataggcgtcggaagcaaattgaaagtggggggctagactaatcctcagaaatattgagaaaaaaaaccctcccaaaatcatggaaatcctaatccgtggggggaggggggggggggggggaagctagtatgcttctgaatctaacttctcaatctttcaagctAAATTTAgtaacaataatctttcctacgataaaaagtggggggggggggggctgaaccctctatcatgctatgtttctaatggttaggtataacttggcaaaaaaagtgggggggctaagccccccctagcccccccggttccgacgcctatggtcTCGATGGGGGCGCTGATACAGGGACAGATTTGGACAGaggtattttaaagatttttttttggggggggggatttaaACAATAATGATTGAAAAAGTATGCATTTGGTAATTGTAAACAGAAGaaaatttaatgtacatgtagacttagcatgaatttatttttttataacatgataATACAATGTATCAACAATTATTAAGtcattataaatacatttagatttttttcctaACATTAAGGTAACAGGACagattcaagtacatgtatgacaaTTTCTGAAGGTATCCAAACCCCTGGGGCAATGGGAGATACATGTAGCTGGACTTTGTCATCAGATCAGGTCACAGgtatgcatgcattttttcataAGCATACAAATATATGGCGATGAAAGAGTTTCAATTCCGTTGAATAGACAAAATGGTTATCACAATGCTCAACTCCACCTAAAATAGTAATCTCTTTTATTCTCAAAAGTACAGAGTGACATGCATTTATATATAGGGtataattgagagagagagagagagagagagagagagagagagagagagagagagagagagagagagagagagagagagcatgcaTCACAAAGCCAGTCATGATGACCTTctataataatacatttttttcttttcttgatttttaatacttgacgtcttttaatttttaaaattgttcattgATAATTTGCTATACCTAAAACTTTTACAGATTGTATAGTAAACATTATACCTGAGAATGAATGTTCATAGCCACCCTCTCCATCTCCATCTTGtacccttacatgtacatgtaggtatatgatttatgatttttaaagccaaataattttttttttatcttaggTCCGAATAAAAAGTATTCCTGTTTCCTGTCACTGAACTGACCAtaatagatttattttgttgaaaaataaatttatttttcatataaaataaagtaGATGTCAATTTAgataattcaaaaacaaatttttaattgttgattttaatttgatttaatttttgtcaTATGGAGATAGTtgtttttgaacaatttttaataagttAAGCTTcaggtttgaaaaataaaatagaattctCTCCCCTCCTTCCTGGGTCTAAAGACCTCATGGAACAataattccaaacaaacatttttctttaaggaTGGCTTGATTTATTTAGAGTTATTGGTTGTTTTATTTTAGCAAATAAGAACAAGAATAGGAGCAGTTTGGGACTCAAACAGAAAGCTGGAGATTATGGTAAAACTTTTAACCTGTTGTTAACATCACCAGAAATACTTTGTTTACCTACTGCTATTTTTTATCTACCTTATGGTACATTAATGTACCCAGAATGATGTGGGTTAgaatatatgaaacaaataataaatcttttttaaagcaAAGTCTCAAGTTTTATGCAAACAATATCTTTAGTCTTATTCATtctgtctttttaaaacatatgtaatgacacagtaaaaaaaattagatatatattcataaatgttcattattttattattatagagAATGGAATGAAAGAAATAATTGCAATGAAAAAGAAACGCTTAGAACTGGAGGAACGAAAAGTGAAAGCCCTTGAGAGAATTGCCAGTGCTTTGGAGGGACATCAGGGACAGTCATGCACAGAATTCTCTGTTTCTCCTATCATCAAATTTAATTAGAATCCTGCAGCGATTTCTTgtcttattttcttcatttaccACCGATTAATTATGATATCAAAAAGTGTGTTGTCGGCTAAATATCTGAGTAACATTTATTTGCTTGTCtctcaatatatattttgtggGGTAGTAGATTGCTTTTGATATTGTCATATGAGGCAGTTATTGGTTGTTAATTGAAGTAATTCAACTTTGACCATTTTATGTCATATCAATAAATTAActatttataatgatataatcaatattgattaaattcaCCTTATGAGAAAGACAACAAACAtgttatattgaaaatgtttgattttgcaAAGACGttattatatatcatatgttatattacttatataatttaCTGGGAACTGGTAATTATTTTGGTCTATAGAAATCTGCTTGTAGTAaggaatatatattatttatataccggttaatatatatttaattgatattataattttgatattaattcatACAGTAAAAATGTACAAGTTCATTTATTATGTAATCTTgtcaaaactctctctctctctctcattatatTTAAGccaccaaaatattaaattatatttttttatcacattttgttACATTTCTATCCTTTAATAGTTCCTTCTAGGCTGTTGAATTTTATTCCATCGGTTTTAACTTTATTTGCATTTTGGTTGaggaattgaattgaataactGTTACATATGAAAAAGATTGGAAATAGAGAGTGGAAAGTTAATGCTGTAGTGTGTATTgcttatatattaaaaaaatccaggTAACCTCAGAGTTGTCGGTATCATCAGTTATCAAATTATGACTGCTACATTActtaggcgtcggaaccggggggggggggggggggggggggcttagatTATCATGGTTTtgggaatgttttttttttcttgtaaagatgttttaggattagtctagcccccccccccccccccactttcaatttgcttccgacgccactgcatTATAAGGTTTCAAACAACAACAAACTCATGTATTCTTATAGGatgatatatcttttttattgttgGCATCACTCCTAGAATCTGGAAGCCAACTGCTGCCTCAGCTTTCTTGCTCTAAGTGGTGCTGCTCCCTGGTATACTGCGTTGTTGTGCTGGTTGGCTACAGCACCACCATTACGCAAAGGTACTCTCTCGTTGATGGCTTGTTGTGCAACTTCATACATGTCTCTACAACTAGAGCACAGTTCTCTGGTTTAAACGGAAGGTATCCTCCACTGCTGTGTAAACACCTATATACAAAGATTGGACCCATTAGTGAACAGTATTCATCAGTAGTTTAATACAGTGAAGATCATAGAATTATGTGCAAATGACTGACATACCTAAACCTTGCCTTTAGAACACCAAATGTACGCTCCACCACATTCCTGGTTTTGCAGTGGGCGGCATTATAACGTTCTTCAGCAGGCGTTGAAGGGTTGGTGAAAGGAGTCATCAGGTAATCCTTCAGAGGACACCCAGAATCCCCTAAAAGCCATCCTCCTCCAGGCAACGTCTCCAAGATACCAGGAATGCTCGAATGTTGGAAAACATAAGCATCATGGGTGCTCCCTGGAAATCGGCAGTTGATATTAATGAAccttcaaaaagaaaataatgcatATAAATTATGCTGGCATAGTGATAAATGGCATGTAGTTATAGGgcaaatttattgatttattcttTTAGTATTATAAACATGCTCCAAATCAAGAAAAGACTATTATGTCATACTGAAACTGCATTAAGCCAGTATGTACCTCATGTTCGCATCTACAACTCCTTGAACATTCAAGGCATGGAAGTTCTTGCGACAGACATAAACAGGCTCATCCTCCCCGTTCATGCCCCGAATAGGAATAAGCGTGCCATCTATGGCACCCACAACATTAGGAAAATGTGCAATGGCATAAAATCCTTCCTTCATTTTCAAAAGAGTTTGGGCATCTGTTGGGAAGTCTATGTGTAGAAACGCATTCAGTGCTCGGCACACTCTTGGTAAAAACACGCAGACTGAAGACTTGGATATACCGTGGATATCTCCCACTTCCGAAAAAAAGTCCGCTTTCGCCATAAAGCGCAAGGTGCACAACATCTGGAACAACAGAattacattattattataaattgtatatacagaaaaaaaaaatggttttttgaaataaagttgtGTGTTAGATTTAATTACTGTAATACATATGATATTGAAACAATCTGTCACTTTTTCAATACCCGTTTGGAATGGCATTCCCAAAATTTATTGATATGATAGACAAAAAACTTGGGGACAGAGGGTGATTGTCAATTTCATACACGGGCCCACATTTCTaaatgggggtgggggtgaaAGTTTTAATTCTAATTATGAAAATCGATCgataaactggttagaactggatAATTTAGATTTAGTTCTGCCATTTTCTATACAGCTGTGAATAACAAttaatttccgtaagaaatatagGGAATCTCACATGTACTTATgcgtgttttgttttgtttgtttgtttttcttttcaattatttgaaaaatccacATGTACTAGTTCTCGCAAACTTTGATAACTATCccttatttcctctatttcttacggaaagttatagttaattcagaaacagactgaaatctacacgaaccgtttatcgattggtcaaaatctacagaccttagaaaaatcacggactgcacgaaataatatTGATATGTCAGACACATTCTCACGGGATACGCTTTGGCTATGTCTTTTAGCTAacttaacagtaatttagtgaattttcagggtagcgatcattgcagaaaaaaaaattaacatgataaccgcgttagcgggttaggtttttttttttgcaatgtcgctacctttatatcccaaatgaatcaccagagaaagtattttattgtttaaatatacccccacttttgaaaaatatgtctCGAATCCATCCCCGAAAAAAATCCGGACCTTCCGtgttttcttgtaaaaaaaacaaaaaaaaacccattttagACGAGTATTGATTATCCATCCCCATTTTGTATTAGAATTTTGTTTCTAtcactttaaaaatatgtttttgttttcatgcatctttaataatgaaaaataggttgataatcaaaagttaaataaacatattaaattaaaCGACTATTTAAAGTGtctctgttaattttttttttacaattttgttgaaataattatttcccCGCCATAACTTGTTATACGTATTGAAGGTTTATGTTACTTCGAAACTTATTAATATGGTAAGTCATTTGTTACctgtaatttgtaaatatacttgtaaataattgtatttgaatgccaaattttgataataaattaaGTAGGTTCAGTAAAGATcactttttaaattgaattcaagTTATGTGTGTACAAGTTTTAAAGTTGTTGTGTTGTATAACAAAGTGAATGCTCTAGCTATCAACAAGAAAACagcttgattttattttctccTTAAGTGTAAGCAACATAAAGGCACTTTTTTCCTATGAATTGATTTCATGGGGATACCAAAAGTGATACATTTACAGTCCCCTGCCGAAAAACGGGCGCCCCCTCTGACTTCAAATCATGGATCCGCCTCCCTGACTTCTGCCGGAAATTTGATTCCTgacattatgattattttaaaaaaccataggttttatttttcagactgatcgtgttttgtttttatggtttatatctagatatatttcaatttaatgcAAAGGGATACATTGATGCTAAaagaaactctctctctctctctctctctctctctctctctctctctctctctctctctctctctctgtgctaTAGTATATCTCTTTCATATCACCATACAGTTCATGTTTGGTCACTCAATAATGTTACTATTGCCAGCTTGGAAAAAGTATATGCTTAAATATCTCAATTTGCAAGTTTCAGAGAACGAATAATTTCATGAACGGGTGCACAACTTTGTTAGGGAGCTCTCCAAAGGGAGACAACAATTCATCAACCttcgttttgtttacattataccTGCAGTTGTGTGGGAATAGAGTAGGATCTATTCGTTGCCGGTCTACATGTGGCATCAACAGCATCAATAAGTTCTAAAAGAACTCTCCTCGGAAATCTATACCATGAGATCAAATCCACGTCATCCAGAGAGTCTAGCGGCTGACTCATATCGCGGAAAACCCTTTCTCTTCTAAGTGCGCGTTGCAACAGTAGGTACGTCGCCATTTTTTATTACGCTACGTACGTTCCTACGTCTGCTGCACGTCACCCGTAGATTTTGACGTAAATCTACGCAAAAACGTAAGATACGACCTTTAGTAAAACGCAAAATCAGCCTAAGTTACGTCTACGTCTACGTTTACGTCTACGTTTTGAGTTACGACCTTTAGTAAAACTGGCTCCAGTTTTAGAAAATGACTCAAAATTCGAATTATAGTGCAGTGAATTATACTTATAATGTACGTTtaatttgcatatatatatatatatatatatatatatatatatatatatatatatatatcttttctaATTAATATGTGGTCTTCAACAACCCAAATGTTACAATGTATTAACTGTGgtcaaatataaacaatacttTTTGAGTTTATGCAAAACTGTACAACGGGTCCCAAATCAATGACGTCATTCGACACTCACAAATGATACACTTTtggaaattataaataatttaagttATGAAAGTTATTAAACTTAAGCTGACGTTATAAATAAAACCATGTGAATTTAAATATGGTTTTCATCTATAACctagttattatactttcattacTTTTCagggaaaaaaatgtttaaaaaaccaccaaaaaaaTAGTTCTAAGCTCAAATGACTCAAATCCAGGCCCcaaggttataaaactttttccatACTCATACTCCAATTCGTACCGTACTCCGAGTATGTGCTCCACTGAGTACAACTCCAAAaaccgaggttataaaagttttggagtacgttctccgctgagtactatgCTCCAAAAGCCGATGAATATAATTTTACGTTTCTGGGGTAAGGCAGCGCAcgataattcatgtaaatagtcctggcatgtatgcaaactgtacatgtaacacattatttacatgtacatatgcccTTTTTCATCTGCAATCATGGAGATGTGTCTGTCTCTATAACTTTTGAGCAACAAAGACAATAAATCCAATGTtattggtaaaattatcaacaaattgtgtttatgtcaAATGTTTTTGGAAATGAGGGTAGGGAGCGTAGatataaacaacttttaaaagacCGAGGTAATTAACGGTAAGtaaataaatctctctctctctctctctctctctctctctctctctctctcacacataATTTCTAGCTTCTATCATGCGTgttataattaattaaagtgttataatttttttttttttacataaacaagcttttatttaactattcattcattcatttatcattcatactttatttcccaCATATAAGGATTATTTCAGaacataaaaatatgcatacatGCAACACATATAATTATAAGACAAAGcataattatttacatatatacacaaaaaaggaggggggggtCCTACAAGGGGGGAGGGGGCACGCACAAATATATGTTATGCCGCTAACATTTAGTTATGCTGGGCTTTGAGGGTCCGATTATAGCGTGCGGAAGTGTctaacaccaaattttatttttaaataatcctTTGTGGAAAGACACAATTATAAGACTTTAGACTATAGGGTCGCCGAGACCCACCGCGTTATATTCAAGCGtttgtaattaaatattaacacaaataaTGCAATTCACTTTACGTTTACTTAGACATGTCTATGTTtcgatattttaatttgaaataaattataaagatCATGAGGTAGGTGATGTTCCGTGTGATCAAAATGACTttgatatttggaaaataaaaatcaaatactagTAGATTGTTCGATACCCTACCTTCCGGcagtaaaatcaaataaaagtttaGGCCTATATTAGACAAAGAACACATCTAGATCTCTACAGCTAGTATATAAGGCCA containing:
- the LOC105331836 gene encoding uncharacterized protein — protein: MCVLADACLSFNQIIRGKFSPSLTSEMKKKAWETITDKVNSVAINCTRRLDETKKRFQDAQSAIKKKEAFRKRETNKTGGGPPPEVNFKPWELTILSTIPSVAIHGLDGGADTGTDLDRGNRTDSSTCMTISEGIQTPGAMGDTCSWTLSSDQVTDCIVNIIPENECS
- the LOC105331835 gene encoding putative nuclease HARBI1 yields the protein MATYLLLQRALRRERVFRDMSQPLDSLDDVDLISWYRFPRRVLLELIDAVDATCRPATNRSYSIPTQLQMLCTLRFMAKADFFSEVGDIHGISKSSVCVFLPRVCRALNAFLHIDFPTDAQTLLKMKEGFYAIAHFPNVVGAIDGTLIPIRGMNGEDEPVYVCRKNFHALNVQGVVDANMRFININCRFPGSTHDAYVFQHSSIPGILETLPGGGWLLGDSGCPLKDYLMTPFTNPSTPAEERYNAAHCKTRNVVERTFGVLKARFRCLHSSGGYLPFKPENCALVVETCMKLHNKPSTREYLCVMVVL